The proteins below are encoded in one region of Salmo salar chromosome ssa02, Ssal_v3.1, whole genome shotgun sequence:
- the LOC123730497 gene encoding histone-lysine N-methyltransferase 2D-like isoform X6 — protein sequence MPLQQKQPTAVPQQAWHPAQMPLQQKQPTAVPQQAWHPAQMPLQQKQPTAVPQQAWHPAHMPLQQKQPTAVPQQAWHPAHMPLQQKQPTALPQQAWHPAHMPLQQKQPTAVPQQVWHRAQMPLQQPTAMPQQAWRSAQMPLQQPTAVPQQQKQPTAVPQQAWHPAQMPLQQKQPTAVPQQVWHRAQMPLQQPTAMPQQAWRSAQMPLQQPTAVPQQQKQPTAVPQQAWHPAQMPLQQKQPTAVPQQAWHPAQMPLQQKQPTAVPQQQKQPTAVPQQAWHPAQMPLQQKQPTDVPQQAWHPAQMPLQQKQPTAVPQQAWHPAQMPQQQKQPTAVPQQQKQPTAVPQQAWHPAQMPLQQKQPTAVPQQAWHPAQMPLQQKQPTAVPQQAWHPAQMLLQQKQPTAVPQQAWHPAQMPLQQKQPTAVPQQAWHPAQMPLEQKQLAPMPKNRPAIEPQQQKQLSNTPQQAWHPAQMRLQQEDVAVEPLQQEDVAVEPLQQEDVAVEPLQQEDVAVEPLQQEDVAVEPLQQEDLAPMPKNRPAIEPQQQKQLSNTPQQAWHPAQMPLQQEDVAVEPLQQEDRPAVEPLQQEELSNTPQEAWHPAQMRLQQEDLAVELLQEDLAPMPKNRPAIEPQQQKQLSNTPQQAWHPAQMPLQQEDLAVEPLQQEDLAVEPLQQEDLAPMPKNRPAIEPQQQKQLSNTPQQAWHPAQMLLQQEELAVEPQEVRYPAQMPQQQPNPIPQLLWHVAQIPQQQLAPIPQQKHYESTEDGGSSSSQFQITLREWQNGLLPTPLHS from the exons ATGCCCCTGCAGCAGAAGCAACCGACCGCCGTGCCCCAGCAAGCGTGGCATCCAGCTCAA ATGCCCCTGCAGCAGAAGCAACCGACCGCCGTGCCCCAGCAAGCGTGGCATCCAGCTCAAATGCCCCTGCAGCAGAAGCAACCGACCGCCGTGCCCCAGCAAGCGTGGCATCCAGCTCATATGCCCCTGCAGCAGAAGCAACCGACCGCCGTGCCCCAGCAAGCGTGGCATCCAGCTCACATGCCCCTGCAGCAGAAGCAACCGACCGCCTTGCCCCAGCAAGCGTGGCATCCAGCTCACATGCCCCTGCAGCAGAAGCAACCGACCGCCGTGCCCCAGCAAGTGTGGCATCGAGCTCAAATGCCCCTGCAGCAACCGACCGCCATGCCACAGCAAGCGTGGCGTTCAGCTCAAATGCCCCTGCAGCAACCGACCGCCGTGCCCCAGCAGCAGAAGCAACCGACCGCCGTGCCCCAGCAAGCGTGGCATCCAGCTCAAATGCCCCTGCAGCAGAAGCAACCGACTGCCGTGCCCCAGCAAGTGTGGCATCGAGCTCAAATGCCCCTGCAGCAACCGACCGCCATGCCACAGCAAGCGTGGCGTTCAGCTCAAATGCCCCTGCAGCAACCGACCGCCGTGCCCCAGCAGCAGAAGCAACCGACCGCCGTGCCCCAGCAAGCGTGGCATCCAGCTCAAATGCCCCTGCAGCAGAAGCAACCGACCGCCGTGCCCCAGCAAGCGTGGCATCCAGCTCAAATGCCCCTGCAGCAGAAGCAACCGACCGCCGTGCCCCAGCAGCAGAAGCAACCGACCGCCGTGCCCCAGCAAGCGTGGCATCCAGCTCAAATGCCACTGCAGCAGAAGCAACCGACCGACGTGCCCCAGCAAGCGTGGCATCCAGCTCAAATGCCCCTGCAGCAGAAGCAACCGACCGCCGTGCCCCAGCAAGCGTGGCATCCAGCTCAAATGCCCCAGCAGCAGAAGCAACCGACCGCCGTGCCCCAGCAGCAGAAGCAACCGACCGCCGTGCCCCAGCAAGCGTGGCATCCAGCTCAAATGCCCCTGCAGCAGAAGCAACCGACCGCCGTGCCCCAGCAAGCGTGGCATCCAGCTCAAATGCCCCTGCAGCAGAAGCAACCGACCGCCGTGCCCCAGCAAGCGTGGCATCCAGCTCAAATGCTCCTGCAGCAGAAGCAACCGACCGCCGTGCCCCAGCAAGCGTGGCATCCAGCTCAAATGCCCCTGCAGCAGAAGCAACCGACCGCCGTGCCCCAGCAAGCGTGGCATCCAGCTCAAATGCCCCTGGAGCAGAAGCAACTGGCCCCTATGCCCAAGAATCGACCAGCCATTGAACCTCAGCAGCAGAAGCAACTATCCAACACACCCCAGCAAGCGTGGCATCCAGCTCAAATGCGCCTGCAGCAGGAGGATGTGGCCGTCGAGCCCCTGCAGCAGGAGGATGTGGCCGTCGAGCCCCTGCAGCAGGAGGATGTGGCCGTCGAGCCCCTGCAGCAGGAGGATGTGGCCGTCGAGCCCCTGCAGCAGGAGGATGTGGCCGTCGAGCCCCTGCAGCAGGAGGATCTGGCCCCTATGCCCAAGAATCGACCAGCCATTGAACCTCAGCAGCAGAAGCAACTATCCAACACACCCCAGCAAGCGTGGCATCCAGCTCAAATGCCCCTGCAGCAGGAGGATGTGGCCGTCGAGCCCCTGCAGCAGGAGGATCGACCGGCAGTCGAGCCCCTGCAGCAGGAGGAACTATCCAACACACCCCAGGAAGCGTGGCATCCAGCTCAAATGCGCCTGCAGCAGGAGGATCTGGCCGTCGAGCTCCTGCAGGAGGATCTGGCCCCTATGCCCAAGAATCGACCAGCCATTGAACCTCAGCAGCAGAAGCAACTATCCAACACACCCCAGCAAGCGTGGCATCCAGCTCAAATGCCCCTGCAGCAGGAGGATCTGGCCGTCGAGCCCCTGCAGCAGGAGGATCTGGCCGTCGAGCCCCTGCAGCAGGAGGATCTGGCCCCTATGCCCAAGAATCGACCAGCCATTGAACCTCAGCAGCAGAAGCAACTATCCAACACACCCCAGCAAGCGTGGCATCCAGCTCAAATGCTCCTGCAGCAGGAGGAACTGGCCGTCGAGCCCCAGGAAGTTAGGTATCCAGCTCAAATGCCCCAGCAGCAACCGAACCCCATTCCTCAGCTATTATGGCATGTAGCCCAAATTCCCCAGCAGCAACTGGCCCCCATCCCTCAGCAGAAGCACTACGAAAGCACAGAAGATGGCGGCTCTAGTAGCTCTCAGTTCCAAATCACACTACGAGAATGGCAAAACGGTCTTCTCCCAACCCCGCTACACTCCTAG
- the LOC123730497 gene encoding putative mediator of RNA polymerase II transcription subunit 12 isoform X2, whose translation MPLQQKQPTAVPQQAWHPAQMPLQQKQPTAVPQQAWHPAHMPLQQKQPTAVPQQAWHPAHMPQPTAVPQQAWHPAHMPLQQKQPTAVPQQAWHPAQMPLQQKQPTAVPQQAWHPAHMPLQQKQPTAVPQQAWHPAHMPLQQKQPTALPQQAWHPAHMPLQQKQPTAVPQQVWHRAQMPLQQPTAMPQQAWRSAQMPLQQPTAVPQQQKQPTAVPQQAWHPAQMPLQQKQPTAVPQQVWHRAQMPLQQPTAMPQQAWRSAQMPLQQPTAVPQQQKQPTAVPQQAWHPAQMPLQQKQPTAVPQQAWHPAQMPLQQKQPTAVPQQQKQPTAVPQQAWHPAQMPLQQKQPTDVPQQAWHPAQMPLQQKQPTAVPQQAWHPAQMPQQQKQPTAVPQQQKQPTAVPQQAWHPAQMPLQQKQPTAVPQQAWHPAQMPLQQKQPTAVPQQAWHPAQMLLQQKQPTAVPQQAWHPAQMPLEQKQLAPMPKNRPAIEPQQQKQLSNTPQQAWHPAQMRLQQEDVAVEPLQQEDVAVEPLQQEDVAVEPLQQEDVAVEPLQQEDVAVEPLQQEDLAPMPKNRPAIEPQQQKQLSNTPQQAWHPAQMPLQQEDVAVEPLQQEDRPAVEPLQQEELSNTPQEAWHPAQMRLQQEDLAVELLQEDLAPMPKNRPAIEPQQQKQLSNTPQQAWHPAQMPLQQEDLAVEPLQQEDLAVEPLQQEDLAPMPKNRPAIEPQQQKQLSNTPQQAWHPAQMLLQQEELAVEPQEVRYPAQMPQQQPNPIPQLLWHVAQIPQQQLAPIPQQKHYESTEDGGSSSSQFQITLREWQNGLLPTPLHS comes from the exons ATGCCCCTGCAGCAGAAGCAACCGACCGCCGTGCCCCAGCAAGCGTGGCATCCAGCTCAAATGCCCCTGCAGCAGAAGCAACCGACCGCCGTGCCCCAGCAAGCGTGGCATCCAGCTCATATGCCCCTGCAGCAGAAGCAACCGACCGCCGTGCCCCAGCAAGCGTGGCATCCAGCTCATATGCCCCAACCGACCGCCGTGCCCCAGCAAGCGTGGCATCCAGCTCATATGCCCCTGCAGCAGAAGCAACCGACCGCCGTGCCCCAGCAAGCGTGGCATCCAGCTCAAATGCCCCTGCAGCAGAAGCAACCGACCGCCGTGCCCCAGCAAGCGTGGCATCCAGCTCATATGCCCCTGCAGCAGAAGCAACCGACCGCCGTGCCCCAGCAAGCGTGGCATCCAGCTCACATGCCCCTGCAGCAGAAGCAACCGACCGCCTTGCCCCAGCAAGCGTGGCATCCAGCTCACATGCCCCTGCAGCAGAAGCAACCGACCGCCGTGCCCCAGCAAGTGTGGCATCGAGCTCAAATGCCCCTGCAGCAACCGACCGCCATGCCACAGCAAGCGTGGCGTTCAGCTCAAATGCCCCTGCAGCAACCGACCGCCGTGCCCCAGCAGCAGAAGCAACCGACCGCCGTGCCCCAGCAAGCGTGGCATCCAGCTCAAATGCCCCTGCAGCAGAAGCAACCGACTGCCGTGCCCCAGCAAGTGTGGCATCGAGCTCAAATGCCCCTGCAGCAACCGACCGCCATGCCACAGCAAGCGTGGCGTTCAGCTCAAATGCCCCTGCAGCAACCGACCGCCGTGCCCCAGCAGCAGAAGCAACCGACCGCCGTGCCCCAGCAAGCGTGGCATCCAGCTCAAATGCCCCTGCAGCAGAAGCAACCGACCGCCGTGCCCCAGCAAGCGTGGCATCCAGCTCAAATGCCCCTGCAGCAGAAGCAACCGACCGCCGTGCCCCAGCAGCAGAAGCAACCGACCGCCGTGCCCCAGCAAGCGTGGCATCCAGCTCAAATGCCACTGCAGCAGAAGCAACCGACCGACGTGCCCCAGCAAGCGTGGCATCCAGCTCAAATGCCCCTGCAGCAGAAGCAACCGACCGCCGTGCCCCAGCAAGCGTGGCATCCAGCTCAAATGCCCCAGCAGCAGAAGCAACCGACCGCCGTGCCCCAGCAGCAGAAGCAACCGACCGCCGTGCCCCAGCAAGCGTGGCATCCAGCTCAAATGCCCCTGCAGCAGAAGCAACCGACCGCCGTGCCCCAGCAAGCGTGGCATCCAGCTCAAATGCCCCTGCAGCAGAAGCAACCGACCGCCGTGCCCCAGCAAGCGTGGCATCCAGCTCAAATGCTCCTGCAGCAGAAGCAACCGACCGCCGTGCCCCAGCAAGCGTGGCATCCAGCTCAAATGCCC CTGGAGCAGAAGCAACTGGCCCCTATGCCCAAGAATCGACCAGCCATTGAACCTCAGCAGCAGAAGCAACTATCCAACACACCCCAGCAAGCGTGGCATCCAGCTCAAATGCGCCTGCAGCAGGAGGATGTGGCCGTCGAGCCCCTGCAGCAGGAGGATGTGGCCGTCGAGCCCCTGCAGCAGGAGGATGTGGCCGTCGAGCCCCTGCAGCAGGAGGATGTGGCCGTCGAGCCCCTGCAGCAGGAGGATGTGGCCGTCGAGCCCCTGCAGCAGGAGGATCTGGCCCCTATGCCCAAGAATCGACCAGCCATTGAACCTCAGCAGCAGAAGCAACTATCCAACACACCCCAGCAAGCGTGGCATCCAGCTCAAATGCCCCTGCAGCAGGAGGATGTGGCCGTCGAGCCCCTGCAGCAGGAGGATCGACCGGCAGTCGAGCCCCTGCAGCAGGAGGAACTATCCAACACACCCCAGGAAGCGTGGCATCCAGCTCAAATGCGCCTGCAGCAGGAGGATCTGGCCGTCGAGCTCCTGCAGGAGGATCTGGCCCCTATGCCCAAGAATCGACCAGCCATTGAACCTCAGCAGCAGAAGCAACTATCCAACACACCCCAGCAAGCGTGGCATCCAGCTCAAATGCCCCTGCAGCAGGAGGATCTGGCCGTCGAGCCCCTGCAGCAGGAGGATCTGGCCGTCGAGCCCCTGCAGCAGGAGGATCTGGCCCCTATGCCCAAGAATCGACCAGCCATTGAACCTCAGCAGCAGAAGCAACTATCCAACACACCCCAGCAAGCGTGGCATCCAGCTCAAATGCTCCTGCAGCAGGAGGAACTGGCCGTCGAGCCCCAGGAAGTTAGGTATCCAGCTCAAATGCCCCAGCAGCAACCGAACCCCATTCCTCAGCTATTATGGCATGTAGCCCAAATTCCCCAGCAGCAACTGGCCCCCATCCCTCAGCAGAAGCACTACGAAAGCACAGAAGATGGCGGCTCTAGTAGCTCTCAGTTCCAAATCACACTACGAGAATGGCAAAACGGTCTTCTCCCAACCCCGCTACACTCCTAG
- the LOC123730497 gene encoding transcription factor SPT20 homolog isoform X3, with product MPLQQKQPTAVPQQAWHPAQMPLQQKQPTAVPQQAWHPAHMPLQQKQPTAVPQQAWHPAHMPQPTAVPQQAWHPAHMPLQQKQPTAVPQQAWHPAQMPLQQKQPTAVPQQAWHPAHMPLQQKQPTAVPQQAWHPAHMPLQQKQPTALPQQAWHPAHMPLQQKQPTAVPQQVWHRAQMPLQQPTAMPQQAWRSAQMPLQQPTAVPQQQKQPTAVPQQAWHPAQMPLQQKQPTAVPQQVWHRAQMPLQQPTAMPQQAWRSAQMPLQQPTAVPQQQKQPTAVPQQAWHPAQMPLQQKQPTAVPQQAWHPAQMPLQQKQPTDVPQQAWHPAQMPLQQKQPTAVPQQAWHPAQMPQQQKQPTAVPQQQKQPTAVPQQAWHPAQMPLQQKQPTAVPQQAWHPAQMPLQQKQPTAVPQQAWHPAQMLLQQKQPTAVPQQAWHPAQMPLQQKQPTAVPQQAWHPAQMPLEQKQLAPMPKNRPAIEPQQQKQLSNTPQQAWHPAQMRLQQEDVAVEPLQQEDVAVEPLQQEDVAVEPLQQEDVAVEPLQQEDVAVEPLQQEDLAPMPKNRPAIEPQQQKQLSNTPQQAWHPAQMPLQQEDVAVEPLQQEDRPAVEPLQQEELSNTPQEAWHPAQMRLQQEDLAVELLQEDLAPMPKNRPAIEPQQQKQLSNTPQQAWHPAQMPLQQEDLAVEPLQQEDLAVEPLQQEDLAPMPKNRPAIEPQQQKQLSNTPQQAWHPAQMLLQQEELAVEPQEVRYPAQMPQQQPNPIPQLLWHVAQIPQQQLAPIPQQKHYESTEDGGSSSSQFQITLREWQNGLLPTPLHS from the exons ATGCCCCTGCAGCAGAAGCAACCGACCGCCGTGCCCCAGCAAGCGTGGCATCCAGCTCAAATGCCCCTGCAGCAGAAGCAACCGACCGCCGTGCCCCAGCAAGCGTGGCATCCAGCTCATATGCCCCTGCAGCAGAAGCAACCGACCGCCGTGCCCCAGCAAGCGTGGCATCCAGCTCATATGCCCCAACCGACCGCCGTGCCCCAGCAAGCGTGGCATCCAGCTCATATGCCCCTGCAGCAGAAGCAACCGACCGCCGTGCCCCAGCAAGCGTGGCATCCAGCTCAAATGCCCCTGCAGCAGAAGCAACCGACCGCCGTGCCCCAGCAAGCGTGGCATCCAGCTCATATGCCCCTGCAGCAGAAGCAACCGACCGCCGTGCCCCAGCAAGCGTGGCATCCAGCTCACATGCCCCTGCAGCAGAAGCAACCGACCGCCTTGCCCCAGCAAGCGTGGCATCCAGCTCACATGCCCCTGCAGCAGAAGCAACCGACCGCCGTGCCCCAGCAAGTGTGGCATCGAGCTCAAATGCCCCTGCAGCAACCGACCGCCATGCCACAGCAAGCGTGGCGTTCAGCTCAAATGCCCCTGCAGCAACCGACCGCCGTGCCCCAGCAGCAGAAGCAACCGACCGCCGTGCCCCAGCAAGCGTGGCATCCAGCTCAAATGCCCCTGCAGCAGAAGCAACCGACTGCCGTGCCCCAGCAAGTGTGGCATCGAGCTCAAATGCCCCTGCAGCAACCGACCGCCATGCCACAGCAAGCGTGGCGTTCAGCTCAAATGCCCCTGCAGCAACCGACCGCCGTGCCCCAGCAGCAGAAGCAACCGACCGCCGTGCCCCAGCAAGCGTGGCATCCAGCTCAAATGCCCCTGCAGCAGAAGCAACCGACCGCCGTGCCCCAGCAAGCGTGGCATCCAGCTCAA ATGCCACTGCAGCAGAAGCAACCGACCGACGTGCCCCAGCAAGCGTGGCATCCAGCTCAAATGCCCCTGCAGCAGAAGCAACCGACCGCCGTGCCCCAGCAAGCGTGGCATCCAGCTCAAATGCCCCAGCAGCAGAAGCAACCGACCGCCGTGCCCCAGCAGCAGAAGCAACCGACCGCCGTGCCCCAGCAAGCGTGGCATCCAGCTCAAATGCCCCTGCAGCAGAAGCAACCGACCGCCGTGCCCCAGCAAGCGTGGCATCCAGCTCAAATGCCCCTGCAGCAGAAGCAACCGACCGCCGTGCCCCAGCAAGCGTGGCATCCAGCTCAAATGCTCCTGCAGCAGAAGCAACCGACCGCCGTGCCCCAGCAAGCGTGGCATCCAGCTCAAATGCCCCTGCAGCAGAAGCAACCGACCGCCGTGCCCCAGCAAGCGTGGCATCCAGCTCAAATGCCCCTGGAGCAGAAGCAACTGGCCCCTATGCCCAAGAATCGACCAGCCATTGAACCTCAGCAGCAGAAGCAACTATCCAACACACCCCAGCAAGCGTGGCATCCAGCTCAAATGCGCCTGCAGCAGGAGGATGTGGCCGTCGAGCCCCTGCAGCAGGAGGATGTGGCCGTCGAGCCCCTGCAGCAGGAGGATGTGGCCGTCGAGCCCCTGCAGCAGGAGGATGTGGCCGTCGAGCCCCTGCAGCAGGAGGATGTGGCCGTCGAGCCCCTGCAGCAGGAGGATCTGGCCCCTATGCCCAAGAATCGACCAGCCATTGAACCTCAGCAGCAGAAGCAACTATCCAACACACCCCAGCAAGCGTGGCATCCAGCTCAAATGCCCCTGCAGCAGGAGGATGTGGCCGTCGAGCCCCTGCAGCAGGAGGATCGACCGGCAGTCGAGCCCCTGCAGCAGGAGGAACTATCCAACACACCCCAGGAAGCGTGGCATCCAGCTCAAATGCGCCTGCAGCAGGAGGATCTGGCCGTCGAGCTCCTGCAGGAGGATCTGGCCCCTATGCCCAAGAATCGACCAGCCATTGAACCTCAGCAGCAGAAGCAACTATCCAACACACCCCAGCAAGCGTGGCATCCAGCTCAAATGCCCCTGCAGCAGGAGGATCTGGCCGTCGAGCCCCTGCAGCAGGAGGATCTGGCCGTCGAGCCCCTGCAGCAGGAGGATCTGGCCCCTATGCCCAAGAATCGACCAGCCATTGAACCTCAGCAGCAGAAGCAACTATCCAACACACCCCAGCAAGCGTGGCATCCAGCTCAAATGCTCCTGCAGCAGGAGGAACTGGCCGTCGAGCCCCAGGAAGTTAGGTATCCAGCTCAAATGCCCCAGCAGCAACCGAACCCCATTCCTCAGCTATTATGGCATGTAGCCCAAATTCCCCAGCAGCAACTGGCCCCCATCCCTCAGCAGAAGCACTACGAAAGCACAGAAGATGGCGGCTCTAGTAGCTCTCAGTTCCAAATCACACTACGAGAATGGCAAAACGGTCTTCTCCCAACCCCGCTACACTCCTAG
- the LOC123730497 gene encoding histone-lysine N-methyltransferase 2D-like isoform X9 yields MPLQQKQPTAVPQQAWHPAQMPLQQKQPTAVPQQAWHPAHMPLQQKQPTAVPQQAWHPAHMPLQQKQPTALPQQAWHPAHMPLQQKQPTAVPQQVWHRAQMPLQQPTAMPQQAWRSAQMPLQQPTAVPQQQKQPTAVPQQAWHPAQMPLQQKQPTAVPQQVWHRAQMPLQQPTAMPQQAWRSAQMPLQQPTAVPQQQKQPTAVPQQAWHPAQMPLQQKQPTAVPQQAWHPAQMPLQQKQPTAVPQQQKQPTAVPQQAWHPAQMPLQQKQPTDVPQQAWHPAQMPLQQKQPTAVPQQAWHPAQMPQQQKQPTAVPQQQKQPTAVPQQAWHPAQMPLQQKQPTAVPQQAWHPAQMPLQQKQPTAVPQQAWHPAQMLLQQKQPTAVPQQAWHPAQMPLQQKQPTAVPQQAWHPAQMPLEQKQLAPMPKNRPAIEPQQQKQLSNTPQQAWHPAQMRLQQEDVAVEPLQQEDVAVEPLQQEDVAVEPLQQEDVAVEPLQQEDVAVEPLQQEDLAPMPKNRPAIEPQQQKQLSNTPQQAWHPAQMPLQQEDVAVEPLQQEDRPAVEPLQQEELSNTPQEAWHPAQMRLQQEDLAVELLQEDLAPMPKNRPAIEPQQQKQLSNTPQQAWHPAQMPLQQEDLAVEPLQQEDLAVEPLQQEDLAPMPKNRPAIEPQQQKQLSNTPQQAWHPAQMLLQQEELAVEPQEVRYPAQMPQQQPNPIPQLLWHVAQIPQQQLAPIPQQKHYESTEDGGSSSSQFQITLREWQNGLLPTPLHS; encoded by the exons ATGCCCCTGCAGCAGAAGCAACCGACCGCCGTGCCCCAGCAAGCGTGGCATCCAGCTCAAATGCCCCTGCAGCAGAAGCAACCGACCGCCGTGCCCCAGCAAGCGTGGCATCCAGCTCATATGCCCCTGCAGCAGAAGCAACCGACCGCCGTGCCCCAGCAAGCGTGGCATCCAGCTCAT ATGCCCCTGCAGCAGAAGCAACCGACCGCCTTGCCCCAGCAAGCGTGGCATCCAGCTCACATGCCCCTGCAGCAGAAGCAACCGACCGCCGTGCCCCAGCAAGTGTGGCATCGAGCTCAAATGCCCCTGCAGCAACCGACCGCCATGCCACAGCAAGCGTGGCGTTCAGCTCAAATGCCCCTGCAGCAACCGACCGCCGTGCCCCAGCAGCAGAAGCAACCGACCGCCGTGCCCCAGCAAGCGTGGCATCCAGCTCAAATGCCCCTGCAGCAGAAGCAACCGACTGCCGTGCCCCAGCAAGTGTGGCATCGAGCTCAAATGCCCCTGCAGCAACCGACCGCCATGCCACAGCAAGCGTGGCGTTCAGCTCAAATGCCCCTGCAGCAACCGACCGCCGTGCCCCAGCAGCAGAAGCAACCGACCGCCGTGCCCCAGCAAGCGTGGCATCCAGCTCAAATGCCCCTGCAGCAGAAGCAACCGACCGCCGTGCCCCAGCAAGCGTGGCATCCAGCTCAAATGCCCCTGCAGCAGAAGCAACCGACCGCCGTGCCCCAGCAGCAGAAGCAACCGACCGCCGTGCCCCAGCAAGCGTGGCATCCAGCTCAAATGCCACTGCAGCAGAAGCAACCGACCGACGTGCCCCAGCAAGCGTGGCATCCAGCTCAAATGCCCCTGCAGCAGAAGCAACCGACCGCCGTGCCCCAGCAAGCGTGGCATCCAGCTCAAATGCCCCAGCAGCAGAAGCAACCGACCGCCGTGCCCCAGCAGCAGAAGCAACCGACCGCCGTGCCCCAGCAAGCGTGGCATCCAGCTCAAATGCCCCTGCAGCAGAAGCAACCGACCGCCGTGCCCCAGCAAGCGTGGCATCCAGCTCAAATGCCCCTGCAGCAGAAGCAACCGACCGCCGTGCCCCAGCAAGCGTGGCATCCAGCTCAAATGCTCCTGCAGCAGAAGCAACCGACCGCCGTGCCCCAGCAAGCGTGGCATCCAGCTCAAATGCCCCTGCAGCAGAAGCAACCGACCGCCGTGCCCCAGCAAGCGTGGCATCCAGCTCAAATGCCCCTGGAGCAGAAGCAACTGGCCCCTATGCCCAAGAATCGACCAGCCATTGAACCTCAGCAGCAGAAGCAACTATCCAACACACCCCAGCAAGCGTGGCATCCAGCTCAAATGCGCCTGCAGCAGGAGGATGTGGCCGTCGAGCCCCTGCAGCAGGAGGATGTGGCCGTCGAGCCCCTGCAGCAGGAGGATGTGGCCGTCGAGCCCCTGCAGCAGGAGGATGTGGCCGTCGAGCCCCTGCAGCAGGAGGATGTGGCCGTCGAGCCCCTGCAGCAGGAGGATCTGGCCCCTATGCCCAAGAATCGACCAGCCATTGAACCTCAGCAGCAGAAGCAACTATCCAACACACCCCAGCAAGCGTGGCATCCAGCTCAAATGCCCCTGCAGCAGGAGGATGTGGCCGTCGAGCCCCTGCAGCAGGAGGATCGACCGGCAGTCGAGCCCCTGCAGCAGGAGGAACTATCCAACACACCCCAGGAAGCGTGGCATCCAGCTCAAATGCGCCTGCAGCAGGAGGATCTGGCCGTCGAGCTCCTGCAGGAGGATCTGGCCCCTATGCCCAAGAATCGACCAGCCATTGAACCTCAGCAGCAGAAGCAACTATCCAACACACCCCAGCAAGCGTGGCATCCAGCTCAAATGCCCCTGCAGCAGGAGGATCTGGCCGTCGAGCCCCTGCAGCAGGAGGATCTGGCCGTCGAGCCCCTGCAGCAGGAGGATCTGGCCCCTATGCCCAAGAATCGACCAGCCATTGAACCTCAGCAGCAGAAGCAACTATCCAACACACCCCAGCAAGCGTGGCATCCAGCTCAAATGCTCCTGCAGCAGGAGGAACTGGCCGTCGAGCCCCAGGAAGTTAGGTATCCAGCTCAAATGCCCCAGCAGCAACCGAACCCCATTCCTCAGCTATTATGGCATGTAGCCCAAATTCCCCAGCAGCAACTGGCCCCCATCCCTCAGCAGAAGCACTACGAAAGCACAGAAGATGGCGGCTCTAGTAGCTCTCAGTTCCAAATCACACTACGAGAATGGCAAAACGGTCTTCTCCCAACCCCGCTACACTCCTAG